GCGTCCTTGCCCCAGGACGGTGTGCGTCATGTTCTTGAGCCGAATGAGAAGGAGCGGGCGGCCATTGCTAAGCGCCTGGAGTTGCAGGCGCTGCCGCGATTGACCGTAGAAATCGACGTGACCCCGTCGCGCGGCAAGGGCGCGCTTTTGCAGGGCAGGCTTGAAGCAGATGTCGTGCAGACGTGCGTTGTCAGCCTGGACGCTGTCCCGGCACAGGTGTCGGACCGGTTCGAGGTCCGGTTCCTGCCGGCGGAGCTGATCGAAGACGTATCACCGGGCGAAGATCTTGAGCTGTCGTCCGAGGAAGACGCACCGGAACCGCTTGGCGGGCCCAACGGGACCAGCTTCGATGCCGGGGAGGTTGCAGTGCAATATCTGTCACTGGCACTCGACCCCTATCCGCGTTTGCCGGACGCAGTGATTCCCGAGGAGGCAGTTTCTGAAGGGGAACCATCCCCCTTTGCGGTGCTCGAGGCGCTGAAGACAGACGGGAAACCCCAATAATTTCAAGTAAATAGCATCGCAGTTGAGTTGCCGCCCGGTTGCTTTATGGTGCCTGCCGCCTGCGCGGGGGAAGATGTTTCCGGGATTCGGTGCTTACCCAGTGCGCAGTCGATCTGTCTCTTAGGCGGGTGTGCCATAGCTGCGCTGCCCGGCTTTTCAGAAAATGGA
The sequence above is drawn from the Pyruvatibacter mobilis genome and encodes:
- a CDS encoding DUF177 domain-containing protein, translating into MVKKANQTAPEFSFPVDIASLPQDGVRHVLEPNEKERAAIAKRLELQALPRLTVEIDVTPSRGKGALLQGRLEADVVQTCVVSLDAVPAQVSDRFEVRFLPAELIEDVSPGEDLELSSEEDAPEPLGGPNGTSFDAGEVAVQYLSLALDPYPRLPDAVIPEEAVSEGEPSPFAVLEALKTDGKPQ